A genomic stretch from Ovis canadensis isolate MfBH-ARS-UI-01 breed Bighorn chromosome 5, ARS-UI_OviCan_v2, whole genome shotgun sequence includes:
- the PBX4 gene encoding pre-B-cell leukemia transcription factor 4 isoform X4 produces the protein MKPALYSVLCEIKEKTVSSIHGIQEVGPPDAQLLRLDNMLLAEGMSRPEKQGRGASAAANAATPGGHPNEGGLEHSDYRAKLSQIRQLYHSELEKYEQACREFTMHVTNLLQEQSRIRPVSPAEIEHMVGIIHGKFHSIQMQLKQSTCEAVLALRARFLDARRKRQNFSKQATEVLNEYFYSHLSNPYPSEETKEELARRGGITVSQVSNWFGNKRIRYKKNMRKFQEEATIYTAKTAVDATEVRGPGRQASPPSMSHSSSSGPFPLTGPGDTLIRLQTLACLQPTPREGGLLAQPRSGWQVKRMPTASPAGNPGNVPSDASNQVLGRAEKRTV, from the exons TGTCGAGCATCCACGGCATTCAGGAAGTGGGCCCCCCTGATGCTCAGCTCCTGAGGCTGGATAACATGCTGCTGGCCGAGGGCATGTCCAGGCCTGAGAAGCAAGGGAGGGGAGCATCGGCAGCGGCCAACGCAGCAACGCCAGGAGGCCATCCAAACGAGGGTGGCCTTGAGCACTCTGACTACAGGGCCAAGCTGTCCCAGATCCGACAGCTGTACCACTCCGAGCTAGAGAAATATGAACAG gcctgccgTGAGTTCACCATGCACGTCACCAACCTCCTCCAGGAGCAGAGCAGGATCAGGCCCGTCTCGCCCGCGGAGATAGAGCACATGGTGGGGATCATCCACGGCAAGTTCCACAGCATCCAGATGCAGCTGAAGCAGAGCACCTGTGAGGCTGTGCTGGCCCTGCGCGCGAGGTTCCTCGACGCCAG GCGTAAGCGGCAGAATTTCAGCAAGCAAGCCACAGAGGTGCTGAATGAATACTTTTATTCCCATCTGAGCAACCCATACCCCAgtgaagaaaccaaagaggagCTGGCCAGGAGGGGTGGCATCACGGTCTCCCAG GTCTCCAACTGGTTTGGCAACAAAAGAATTCGGTATAAAAAGAACATGAGGAAGTTTCAAGAAGAGGCTACCATCTACACAGCCAAGACAGCAGTGGACGCCACAGAAGTCAGGGGCCCAGGGCGCCAGGCCAGCCCCCCATCGATGTCCCACTCCA gctcctctggcccGTTTCCGCTGACCGGCCCCGGGGACACACTTATCCGCCTGCAGACGCTGGCCTGCCTCCAGCCCACCCCCCGGGAAGGCGGCCTTCTGGCCCAG CCCAGGAGCGGCTGGCAGGTGAAGCGAATGCCAACCGCTTCACCCGCTGGCAACCCCGGCAATGTCCCCTCAGACGCATCTAATCAAGTGTTGGGGCGAGCAGAAAAGAGGACGGTGTGA